GCTGCCGGCACCGACGACCAGGCGTTCGTCGACGCGGTCTGCCACGCCCTCGGAACCGCCGAGGTCGTCGCCACCGACGGTCCGGGCGACGTCGACGACGCGCTGCGCGCCGCCGACGGCCGCATGGTCGTGGCCTGTGGCGGCGACGGGTCCCTGCACCTGCTGGTCGAACGGGCCCGGGCCCTCGGCCTTGCCGACCGGGTCGAGCTCGGCCTGGTCCCGCTGGGCACCGGCAACGACTTCGCCGGCCACCTCGGGATCCCGACCGACCCCGACGGCGCCGCCGCCGTCCTCCGCGACGGCCCCACCCGGGCCATGGACGTCCTCATCGGTGACGACGACCAGGTCGTCGTCAACGCGGTGCACGTCGGCATCGGGGTCGAGGCGGCCCGACGGGCCGATGACCTGAAGGCCTCACTCGGCGCGCTGGCCTACCCGCTGGGGGCCATGGTCGCCGGGGTGGCAGCCGAGGGCCTGCAGGTGGAGGTGCGGGTCGACGGCGAACGGATCGACCTGGGCGACCCGGCGCTGATGGTGATCGTCGGCAACGGCCCGACCATCGGTGGCGGCACGCCAGCGGTGCCGTCCGCACGGCCCGACGACGGCGTGCTGGACGTGGTCGTCAGCCACGCCGTGGGCCCCGCCGCCCGGACGGCGTTCGGCATGGCGTTGGCCCGAGGGACGCACGTCGATCGTGACGACGTCGTGACCGCTCGCGGCGGCCGGGTGGAGATCCTCGGTCCGCGGCTGGCCCACAACGCCGACGGCGACCTCGCCGAGGCGACGGACACGCCACGCAGCTACCGCATCGAACCGGCCAGCTACCGGCTGCGGGTGCCGCCGGCGCCCTGACACCGAACACGGTTCAGAACAGAACGAGGATTTCCGCAGCGGCGTCGCGAAGCAGGGCCACACGACCCGATCGCTCCATGGAGGTTCACGATGCGTCCGTCCGCTGCTGCCCCGGCCCTTGCCCTGCTGCTCGCCACCCTCGTTCCGGGGGCGGTTGGCGCCGATCAAGAACCCTGCATCCTCGTGGAGGGTGCAGAGACCACCGACACCGCTGACGACGTGGAGGCCTGCCGTACGCCGGTGTGGTTCCACGAAGCCGACACCAAGGTCGGCAACCTGGCTGGGCAGGGATACGGCATCCCCAGCTGGGACGGCAACGCCCCGGCTGCCTCGGTCACGACCGGTGCCGGTGGCGGCTACTTCGGCACCAGCGCCTGGCAGCTCACCGACGAGTGGGACCCGACCTACACCCCGGCGTTCGAGGGCAGCCTCGACGGTGCCGTCGACAACCTGCTGATCGACCTGTACCTGTTCCCGCCGCAGGCCATGGTGGAGAACGCGGCCGGCCAGGGCGGGACCAGCTTCCGCGTGGACGCCAACCTGTACGTCGACGGCGACCTCGTCGCCCAGCACGGCGACCTGACCATGGACCTCGAGGACGCCGGCGATGCCGTCAAGAAGGTCCAGTTCGCCTTCGTCGACCTGTACGACCCGGCGATCGGTGACGGCCCCCACGACCTGCGGCTGGAGGTCGTCGGCACGGGCCTGGCCTCCAACGGTGCCGTCTGGGTCTACGACACCACCGAGGTGCCGTCGGGGATCGTCTTCAACGCCACCGACGCCGAGCTCGACGGCGTGGCCGGCAACCCCGACTGGCCTTTCTGACAGGAAGCGCCGGGCCGGTGGAGGCGGCGACGGGGGAGCAGGTCCCGTCCTCGCCGTCTCCACCCCGCCCCACGCTGGTCCGCGTCCCCCGACCGCCGCGTGACGGGGCTGCTCGGTCAGGGATGGGTCAGCAGGCGAAGACGGTGTCGCTCCCAGAGGTGATCTCGCCAGGTCCCCCCAAGCCGTAAGTGGTGGTGCCATCCCCGACACGGGCCACTGGCAGCCGGCCATCGCATGCTCCGAAGTGCACTTGGCCGCCAAGGAGGTGTAGGAGGCTGGAGCTCATCACCACAGTGCTCTGGGACTCGAGGCCAAGGCGATTCTGCGCCGCGAGGTCGAGGGAGAGCGCACCGAGGGTCATGGACGAGGGATCGAGGACCAGCGAGCTCCCGCCGATCCCCAGCGCGATCCTGTTGGCGTCCAGCTGCACCGACGTCCCGTAGCCGCGCATCGTCGCCCCGTCGTTCGTCACGGTGACCGTGTAGACCCCGTTGGGACTCTGGATCTGCGAGATGCCCTCGCACAGGAGCAGTCCGTTGGCGTCGATACCGGTGACGAACGTGCCGGCGGCGCAGCTCTGCGCGGCGACCGACTCGCCGGCGGGCCCCTGCGGCCCCTCTGGACCGGCCGGTCCAGCCGGTCCAGGTGCCCCCGTGGGTCCCTGCGGGCCCTCCAGGCCATCGGCGCCGGGGCTGCCCTGCGGACCCGCTTCGCCGGCTGGCCCCGTGGCACCCCGTGCACCAGCCGGCCCGGCAGGACCTGCTGGGCCAGCGGGCCCGGTGGCACCGTCGCTGCCGTCCTGCCCGGCGGCCCCCTCCGGTCCGATCGGGCCCATCGGGCCTGCCGGACCCGCTGGCCCCACGTCGCCGCGGGCGCCGTCCAGTCCGTCGTCGCCCGGTGCACCGTCCGCACCCGTGAGGCCTCGCGGCCCCGCAGGCCCGGCGGGACCCTCCGGCCCGACTGCCCCGTCGGCACCGTCGACGCCGTCGACGCCGTCGACGCCGGGAATGCCCTGGATTCCCTGCGGGCCCTGGTCCCCGACGGGCCCGGTCTCGCCCTGCGGTCCGGTGGCGCTCCACGAGATCTGCGTCTCGTTGGACCTGCACGCCCGGTCGGGTTCGGCGCCGGTGGCCACCTGCGACAGGGTCCCGTTCTTGAGGCACCCGGTGAACTGGGTGTCGGTCGGCGCCTGGGCGATGACCGCAGTCGCGGTGAGGGCGATGGCGGCCATCGTCGCGACGACTGCCACCGCCAGTGAACGTGTCGATGCAGCTGCCATGACAAACTCCCCTGTTCGGTGGCGCAAGTGCCACAGAGGTGACCCTAACCCGGCAGTCGGACTAGTCAACCTTCAGAGAACGCCCCTCTCCCTCGTGTCCCGTCGACCTGTCATGGGCGCGGGGCATGACGTCGGTCCGACCCCGGGAAGGGATTGCACCCCGGTAGGCTGGCCGCCACATGGCGATCACCAAGTACCTCGGCACCGAAACCGAGTTCGGCATCACCGTGGTGGGCCGACCCGAGTTCAACCCTGTCC
The nucleotide sequence above comes from Euzebya pacifica. Encoded proteins:
- a CDS encoding diacylglycerol/lipid kinase family protein: MASTSSSGGRGYLLVRNTAAGTDDQAFVDAVCHALGTAEVVATDGPGDVDDALRAADGRMVVACGGDGSLHLLVERARALGLADRVELGLVPLGTGNDFAGHLGIPTDPDGAAAVLRDGPTRAMDVLIGDDDQVVVNAVHVGIGVEAARRADDLKASLGALAYPLGAMVAGVAAEGLQVEVRVDGERIDLGDPALMVIVGNGPTIGGGTPAVPSARPDDGVLDVVVSHAVGPAARTAFGMALARGTHVDRDDVVTARGGRVEILGPRLAHNADGDLAEATDTPRSYRIEPASYRLRVPPAP
- a CDS encoding collagen-like protein yields the protein MAAASTRSLAVAVVATMAAIALTATAVIAQAPTDTQFTGCLKNGTLSQVATGAEPDRACRSNETQISWSATGPQGETGPVGDQGPQGIQGIPGVDGVDGVDGADGAVGPEGPAGPAGPRGLTGADGAPGDDGLDGARGDVGPAGPAGPMGPIGPEGAAGQDGSDGATGPAGPAGPAGPAGARGATGPAGEAGPQGSPGADGLEGPQGPTGAPGPAGPAGPEGPQGPAGESVAAQSCAAGTFVTGIDANGLLLCEGISQIQSPNGVYTVTVTNDGATMRGYGTSVQLDANRIALGIGGSSLVLDPSSMTLGALSLDLAAQNRLGLESQSTVVMSSSLLHLLGGQVHFGACDGRLPVARVGDGTTTYGLGGPGEITSGSDTVFAC